One window of the Camelina sativa cultivar DH55 chromosome 1, Cs, whole genome shotgun sequence genome contains the following:
- the LOC104781756 gene encoding defensin-like protein 47, producing MGSTKTLVICFFAMIFAVSLSSHNVLASENFSFDNCHGPCSEYYGREECNNNCKNAGFRSGDCGSPCIPCPVKCCCQK from the exons atgGGTAGTACAAAAACTTTGgtgatttgtttctttgcaaTGATATTTGCAGTTTCATTGTCTAGCCACAACGTTTTGGCTTCAG AAAATTTTTCATTTGACAACTGCCATGGGCCGTGTTCGGAATACTACGGACGGGAAGAATGTAATAACAACTGTAAAAATGCTGGATTTAGAAGTGGAGACTGTGGTTCTCCTTGTATTCCATGTCCT